In Solanum lycopersicum chromosome 5, SLM_r2.1, the following are encoded in one genomic region:
- the LOC138348690 gene encoding uncharacterized protein: MSVHYNPGKANIVGNALSRLSMGSVAHVQEERNELVKGVHRLTQLVVCVMSISDRGVTVQNGEECSLVVKVKEKQNSDPILIELKGAFNNQRVETFSQGEDGVLRYQGRLSILDVGELRKHILEQAHNSRYSINPGATKMYRNLRDIYKWNVMNKDIADFVSKCPIASK; encoded by the coding sequence atgagtgtgcattataaTCCTGGTAAAGCAAATATAGTAGGaaatgctcttagtagattatctatgggtagtgtagcccatgttcaGGAAGAAAGGAATGAGCTAGTAAAGGGTGTTCACAGGCTTACACAGTTAGTAGTTTGCGtaatgagcatatcagacagaggTGTcacagttcagaatggggaaGAATGTTCTTTGGTAGTgaaggttaaggaaaagcaaaacagtgatccaatcttgattgaacttaagggtgcattcaataatcagagagtggagactttctcccaaggggaagatggtgtacttcgctatcAGGGTAGATTGTCTATTCTtgatgtgggtgagttgagaaAGCATATCCTTGAACAAGCCCATAACTCTAGATATTCTATAaatccaggtgccactaagatgtaccgcaaCCTACGGGATATCTATAAGTGGAATGTCATGAACaaggatatagcagattttgtgagtaagtgcccaattgccagcaagtga